One Vigna unguiculata cultivar IT97K-499-35 chromosome 7, ASM411807v1, whole genome shotgun sequence genomic region harbors:
- the LOC114192536 gene encoding uncharacterized protein LOC114192536, whose amino-acid sequence MQATSLSSHVFLSHPLSREHKVFFDATNPRRSLICASKSDSSGHHCDGKMVDENMILLRMRIREIEMLEMKTKASSDWNEWEKKYFQNYDSDVCDAVGVLQRVLMKTRPSFALATFALLMLTMSMATLQLLFHLVGFAKGIYHI is encoded by the coding sequence ATGCAAGCAACCTCTCTGTCTTCCCATGTGTTCTTATCACACCCTCTTTCACGAGAACACAAGGTCTTCTTTGATGCCACCAACCCTCGTAGGAGTTTAATCTGTGCATCAAAAAGTGACTCCTCTGGGCACCACTGTGATGGGAAGATGGTGGACGAGAACATGATCCTTCTCAGAATGCGAATTCGAGAGATTGAGATGCTCGAAATGAAGACTAAAGCTTCTTCGGATTGGAACGAATGGGAGAAGAAGTATTTTCAGAATTATGATTCGGATGTATGTGATGCAGTTGGAGTGTTGCAGAGAGTGTTAATGAAGACTAGACCTTCTTTTGCACTTGCCACATTCGCTCTTCTTATGCTAACCATGTCCATGGCCACGCTGCAACTTCTGTTTCATCTTGTAGGGTTTGCCAAGGGAATCTATCATATCTGA